The Paenibacillus polymyxa M1 DNA segment TAGAACGTTTAGTACGAACGACAACCGCTCTTACTACATCACCCTTTTTGACAACGCCGCCTGGTGTTGCTTGTTTTACGGAACAAACGATCAGGTCACCAATTTGAGCTGTACGACGTCCCGTACCACCGAGCACACGGATACACATCAGTTCCTTCGCGCCGGAATTGTCAGCCACAGTCAAACGTGTAAATGGTTGAATCATTTATTTATCCTCCTTTCGGAAAAACTACACTACATTAGATTATAACAGCTTTTTCAACGATTTCGACCAGTCTCCAGTTTTTGTCTTTGGACAAAGGACGAGTTTCCATGATTTTAACAGTATCACCGATTTGTGCAGTGTTGTTTTCATCATGAGCTTTGAATTTTTTAGTCACTTTAATGCGTTTATGGTAGAGATCATGTTTTTTGTAAGTTTCTACAGCAATCACAATCGTTTTATCCATTTTGTCGCTGACTACTTTACCGACTAATACTTTACGGG contains these protein-coding regions:
- the rplN gene encoding 50S ribosomal protein L14, which gives rise to MIQPFTRLTVADNSGAKELMCIRVLGGTGRRTAQIGDLIVCSVKQATPGGVVKKGDVVRAVVVRTKRSIRRKDGSYIGFDENAAVVVKEDKSPRGTRIFGPVARELRDKDFMKIVSLAPEVI
- the rpsQ gene encoding 30S ribosomal protein S17, whose protein sequence is MSERNARKVLVGKVVSDKMDKTIVIAVETYKKHDLYHKRIKVTKKFKAHDENNTAQIGDTVKIMETRPLSKDKNWRLVEIVEKAVII